In Puntigrus tetrazona isolate hp1 chromosome 15, ASM1883169v1, whole genome shotgun sequence, the DNA window GATAGAGATAGCGATGCCGACCTAGAAACTGAAAATGAGGGCTATCGTTGTTTAAAAAGGGCACGACAATACCTTGCTCAGACATTTTGGCACATCAGACGTTATTTGGCAACGCGATGGCATTTAGTGCGTAACAGCGCattatataaaatcacataaaCGCGGGACGTGAGatgcatttaatgaatttataaattGTAGGGGTACGAGAACACTTTAATAACGATCATCTTGTCTTCACTGTGAAGGGGTTTGTTTGTGAAGCCCACTTCATCCCACTTATGACACGACTACTTACCAGAAAAGAACGtgatattttgatttgaattgcTATAATATTAAGATAAGTAAATGCAACCACTGAATCGGGTGTTCCAGAGCGCGCCGCGTAACGAGCACTTTAACTCTGCGCCCTCCGTTTAGAACGCATCGATCGGCGCCGAAGATAACGCGCTACCTGTTGTGCGCGGAGCTCGGTCGCGGTCATCATCGCACCCCTCCCAACTTGTGGGTTTCCTTCAGCACGCATACTGAAAGCTCATTTCccccacactttttttttttttttttttttttcacgcgcTGATACATTTTGCTCTTAGTAATTAAACTCTAATCCGCTCGCACACCTTCACCGTTCCCCCTCTCGTTCCAGACGGAGAATGAAGTGTATCGTCAATAAACGAATACGTTTCTCACATAACGATACGCCAAAACGCGACATAAACGATGCGCGGGGGTTACGTAAATAGTAACCCAGCGCTTTAATGAGGCGAAGCGCGCGAAGCGATTCGGACACACCCTCGCGCGACAACAACAGCGCGCCGTGTCGTTCTACGGCGTTTTATATTCGTACGCGCGTTCAACAAACTCCGTATTCACTTCTCCTACGTGCAAACTTCGTTAAGCGTCTCAAAATAAAACCCACCCTGCCcgtttgtttaatgtttacattacTTAGACTGATGATGTCATTGGAGTAAAAGCGAGGCTCGACGCGCGTCATTccaaaataccttttttttataatgaggAAACATCATGCAACATCTCTAAGACTATAAAACAACAGCACACGCCCTAGTTGGATAAGTGACTTCATACCCTACCTCGTCTCGTCTCCTTAAGGGTACTTGTAAGTGGATGGGCAACAGTGGGTCAAACGCTGCTTCACGATCCGCGCGACTGTAGGGTCCTCGAGtcgtttttttctgttaagTGGATTTTTGGGGCGGTTTGAGATGGAGCGAAAAGTTATGAATGGATACCAGTCCACTTAAACGAGCGTTTGGTGTTATACAGCAGCCAACGCGGTTCACCTCCTCGTTtctgatataaatatattgactGTTGGTTTGTCCCTTGTCTCTCCTCTCCCGCTCTCTCGGTTCCCGCCCCGCCACGCGCGCAATGAGAGACACCGCACGCGTTGGTCGCGAGTAGTGGTTGGTTGGTCTTTATAAGCGTGTAAAGGCACACCACGTATCTGAAAGTGTCCGCAGGGAATGATTTAACAATGTCTGTGGCGTTCTCACGAACGCGACGCTCGCAAATGCGTTTCTCCTAAACGGCAATGGGTTGTAATGCAAAGGGAATCGTAACTTTTCAGCTTCTCAGATGATTCTTCTCACCTCACGTTCTGAGGGGATCTCAAGAATTAGTGCTCCTTGCCCAAATTTGAATAGCTAAGAGAATCCATCAGAAGTCTGGGATTTCAAAATGAAGACCTAATTATCTTAATTAATGGCTTTATCATATTGTAGGCTCTATCAACAAGTtgttttaggagaaacatcttaGGCAAAGCTGATTCTTCATTACTATTTTACCCATGACTGGCcgcaaaacaatataaataatgtgtgaTAGCTGAGACATTTTCactgtatcatttttttatataaaaatggcaTGATTTATAAAGAAACAGTATGAATCTGAAATAGAAAAGGACGGACCCTTCACATAGGTTTAAACAATACAACCACATTTTATCGTAGTTCATAGACACTGATTTTCAAACAAAACGAACACCCCTTTGGTTATGAAATACGTATTTTCAGAATActttctaatattattttgtagaaTCAGTGCAAGGATAGTACCGAAGAAAAGATACCAATACAAAGAGGCGACAAAGGCTCAGATTCAGCAGCTGTGCCCTGAACTTACAGTAAAAATGCGAAGAAGAGAATAAGGAAAGCACAGCGACAGAAGGGGACCCCGAGGTCCTCGACGCCTGCAGCTCTGCTCTCCCAGGTtcagttgttttattgttttcttacTTGAGAATGCGGGATGAATaaagtctgttttcttttttccaattACGGCTACAAATATTGCAACATTATCCCATGTCAAAGTGCATCGCTCTGTCCTTCATCTTTTTCTCTGTCCACTGTTGTCCTCGGGACACGTCGTACCGAAGAGAGACATCAGGGCTTCTCTTGCTAAGACGAGAAGATGCAGAAGGGTTAAGAGAAGGTGTGGTTATATTACGTGGACTCGTGTTGGACCATGTTGTCCGGCTCACCTGCATCTTGCTGTAGATCCAGGGCAGGAGGCTGGTCACTCTGCTATAAACTCCGGGTCTTTGTCTTTGTCCGCATCCAGCTCCCCAGCTCGTAATTCCAACCAGATACCAGCGGTCATCATCCCTCTTGCACACCAGCGGACCTCCGCTGTCCCCCTGAGACCAAAGACAGGGACAGAGAGAGCAATTAATCATAgcaattattataaatagttaTTGACATTGCTCCTCCTGATGATATATTTGCCTGTTTTATGTTAGTTGCACCAAAATGATGTATCTTTGAATAAACAATAAGACAGAAAAATGGTTTGCAACATGATTGACCCGTTATTAGAAAGTAGAAAGTAGTTCTTAATGCAAATTTCATCATGCTCGGTTGAATAAAACACAGTTGTAGCACTGTGAACAATGGCATGAAGCGTTTGTCCAAACCAGAATAAATCAATGTCATGAGACAAAGAAGCACTGGGCGAGACTTGGCCAGTGAATAATGTATTTGCCTGAGGTCACTTGTGCTCTAGAAAGTTGAGGCAGACGCACCTGACAGGAGTCCCGGCCCCCGTTCATATCACCCGCGCATATCATATTCTTGGTGATGGCCCCGCGGTACACCTGACTGCTGTTACACAGTTGAGTGTTGATGATATTCACTTTCACGTCCATGAGGATTGTAGAGGCATGGGCTGTGAGGGCAAAGGAGACGTTCGCAGTCAAAGGTCAGCTAAACGATTCAAAGGAGACGATAGACATTGGAAGCTGTGACATGGGCAGACGTCTGAGAACAAATCAGCATTTTCAATGTGTGtagtataaatacaaataaaatgttttaattgtttaaggtattattattttataataatgttttcagaatattttatgtaattatgtaaatcgtatgtgtgtgtgtgtgtgtgtgtatatatatatatatatatatatatatatatatatatatatatatatatatatatatatatataatagagagagagaaatatcaGCATTGAACacaatactattataatatatacatatgagcATTACATATATTTCTATAGCATTTTACATcctaaatgtatattatattgttattatgatggtgttattacacattattaaaCTAATTGTCAGAATATAATTATCACTTTCAAGAGATTTCTTAATGTTTCTGGgggaaaaatgttaatttttttccagcattttGTGAATCACTACATACATGTTGTGTGTTTACgtttcataaaacactttttactgCATTGGGTAAGTTATAATCGCGCAAGGTGTTACTCTTTGCCctatttttcttcctcttcagtttttattcattctctTTTTTCGATCTGTCTGTACCTGATCCCTCTTGTGTCGTCCCAAAGCCAGATGTCAAGCACTCTGATCCATCAGAAAAGGTTTGGTCAAATGTAGGAAAGCAAACTGGCTGCACAATGCCTGGGACGAGAAGAGAAACGTTACTGTAGGATAAATAAATTAGGCCGTAGCTATTAAATTTATACTACTTTTTTCGGTTGCTAAATGGTTAAAGAAATGCagagtgtgcattttttttattttagggtgagCTGTGTAATCAAGTAAACCCAACTCACTGGAGAAAGTGACAGGACTGCTGAGTTTCAGTAAGGTAACATCATAatcgttgttgttgctgctgtaGTTCTCATTCACTATAATCTTCGTCACGAGGTAAGGGATCTGAAGGGCACTCTGGGAAATAGTTCCAACATAGACACGCCAATTTGCCGAATTTTTCATTGCGCTGTAATCAAGAAAAAAACGAATGGTTATTTCAATGATGTTATAATTGCTTTAAGTGGCATTCAAAGGAACAAGCATGCCTGTAAATGTGTGCTGTATGTAGTGATCTGTCGTTTTGAATGAGacatatattacacaaaaggagaattatatttaattgcttCTAATTAACAGTTCGCCAAACACATACGTATACGTAATAAAAATGGCACTTAATTATTTTcagattacatttaatttataacattaaaacatttgctgATATGCAAATGGTGTCATTATACTGTTGCAGTTTTCGTGgcatttatatcattttgacttttgttgttttctgctgtTTGAAGCAGCGCATCATTTTGCAAGCAATCGGTTTAGTCgattaatcattttgaaaaactTCCTGTTCCTAGTTTAACTAGCTGAATGAGTGAATACCAACCCTTGGAAGCAATGGGCAGCTGACACAACAAAGTCTGGAGCGACGAGTGATCCACCACAAACATGGCTTCCACCATAATGCAAGCTAACCTGCCAAGGCCACTGGCCAATTTGAGAGGCACTGCCCCCTATGATCCTGGAGGCAGTTTGCTGCTTGCCAcagtctgaaataaaaataaaaacctcttAATTCCAAAGAACAGCATTGGAAGGATTATCATTTTACTCATCCATGCAAGTCCCATTAACAAATGTTTGTAACTAATGTATCACATAGCTTATTTAGTTATGCATCACAGCAATTAGACATAAACTGAGACTAAATATGACTGGTGATTTAAAGGAACAtgacacttttttcattttccaactcACCTAGACTTAAACAAtcgagttttaccatttttaaatccattcagccgatctctgggtctggctgagcttttttgcagcagctcaGCATAGATttcgctcaaaaatgaccatagagtttcaatatttttactatttaaaacttgactcttccgTAGTTACGTCGTGTAGTAagatggaaaataaaaagtCGTGATTTTCTAGGCCAATGTGGATCGTTGCCTCGGAAGACTTGGAATATTAACCcgttttgaataaataatgatggtAGTTGTATCTGCCTGATATATcatgtgttttattcacaaatgaTAGGTTTAGGGGCAGGGGTTGGGTTACATGctcaaaaatgtgtaaataatgaatataaataaaacgtttgtGACTGCAATAATGGCAATATCATTAACCAGTATATAAATTTAATCACAACGACTAAATTCCCAGTATCTAGTGTCAGCATATTGATGGCAAgagtttcttatttaaaacaactgagGATCCCGCACATCGAAAAATGGTGCTAAATGGGTACCCTGTGCATAAAAAATTAAGGTCAAAGGATCTTTGACCAAGCGGCAATATGTGATGAGTAAGGAGCAAGAATGTGTTGGCTGCATGCAAGGTAACCCTTAATTGCATACCTTGGGTCCTTGGGTTGAATTGAACCCTTTTAAGTTTCAAAAGGTAaagaaaaatactatattttattcttctgtAACTGTTTATTTGCTATTGCAGTAGTTCCATTCGATTTACATTCGTGCTGGACATATAGGTTCAGGTAACTATAGACCTGAATATGTAATAATGATTGGCAgaacatacatgcatataagggtaataataataataataataataaatatttattcctaCCTGTACATTCAAGCGAGACTGCTTTCTCATCCTGACATCCCGAACTGAATGAAAATCACAAAAAGGCATTGCATGTGTTGTTGAGTGGAAAAACGAAACATCTGCCGTGATATAAACTAGACTTACCTGACATTTACCAGACCCTGTATTAGTTTAGCTGATCTCTTTCCTACAGTAAGGGCTACAGACGTCTTGCTATCCACTGGATTTGATGCATAAGACCTAAGGCACAGAAACCAGAGGaggatatataaaaatagttgttgttgttgggacAAGATTCATATTTGGTCATATATGGAGCTTAAGATCCATTAATGCATTATGGTTCATTccgaaaatataaatatctagtTATCATATTGTTTCAAATCCACATGAACGCTTTTTTCTACAATGAAAGACagtagaaaaaaactgaatgtacAAGTCATATGGACTATTATTCAAAAGATAATGATGCATGCCAAGATGATTCGtgtttgggtgaaatattcttCTTAGTTTACCTTCTAAAGCCCATCTGTTCACAGATCTGGTCAGCATAACCCTGATCCAATCCCTGATAACACACTGGAAGGAATCGACCATCCTGAGCAGTTCTGACCTGCAGCACTCCACCTTCTGCAAATCTCACTGAGGATATTGAAGAGGAAAgttaaaacaatgcaataataatTGATTGATTAGTATTTTTATCATACTTACtgcaacaacttttttttgtttgtttgtttcagtcaTCTTAGTACTTTGCCAAAGCaattttgtctttatatttgtaatatttataatattatataaatatttgcaagatatttatattgcattatttatataaattgcaGAAAGTACTTTACAGTTGTTACtccgcatccaaaataataatatatgtgtgtactgctcatatttgttaaaaaaacacccttacctggacccttcccctggaacactaccacACCTGCACTCACCGCCGCCTACCGAGCAGCACGCACCGTgcggccgccggactccgccccttacctggacccttccccctggaacactacccgacctgcactccccctgcagcacgacgaggacacgaCTTCCCTCGTTTTTGGACACTttcttttccctggacactttattttgtatttaattcataaaaaaagcctctccgaggccacacccactgtgtctgtcgttagcTCCTCCCACCAcactctatttttatttattttttaataacctatttatatttacaaaaaacatactgtatatacacacacattatataaaaaaatattttattttggatgtgataaattgtgattaatcaatGCCCAACCCTAATATATTGTTAACTTAAAGTTTTCTTATATGGGCCTTATCTTCCACAATTTCGTTTCTAAACATCGTGTGTCATAATACAGTAAATAGAGGCCTTACTGTGTACAGTAAATGCTTTTCTCAGAGCGGTACGGGTTCTCGCTAATCTTGAAATCTAGTTTCCttgtaatttcactttaaagcCAAAGCACTCTCTGAAACACTCGATCATTACTCTCTCCGTGTTGCACCTTGAAAGAATCAATTACGTCTGATTGTCAGCTTTTTGTGTAGAAAGCGTTCTCACCGCAGTTCGTCTCATCAGCGGCCTGCTGGCAGTTTTGGACGCCGTCACACTGCTTGGAGGAGTTGGAGCAGGCGTCAGGTACACTCGTGCCATCTTCAGTCTTGTGCCCTTGTTCGTTGCAGTCTTTTCCCTTGCAATCGCTGCCGTGTTCTTGTTCGTTGCAGTCATTTCCCTTGCAGTCACTGCCCTGTTCCTGTTCTTTGCAATCTTGTCCCTTGCAGTCATTCTCATAATTTCCAGAATACGACTTGGATCCGTAACGTACTATCCATATAatgttaaagagaaaaaaagtagaGGGGTTTAGATACAAGGTAAGCATTAATAGTGCGCCCTGTCTTTACAGATACATCTTACCTCCAAGCCAGATGGCCAGTCCAATGAGAGCCAACACCAGCAGCGCACCTACACATCCACCCCAACACTTGGCACTCCGTCCGCAAGACTTCTGCCTTTTTGAAGGAACTAAAGGCACAAGAACAACTCATACTCAACTAACCTCTCACATATTTGATTGGAGGTATGTAGCACCATATATGTAGCCGAGTCAAGGActattctttaattaaaaaatacaactttatgcagtttataaagaaaaatatgcacCGTGTCTATGGttaatgttttcagtttttcttttcatttcatttcagattAAATTCAAGTAGTTTTTCTTGGTTTTGAAGTGAAAACGCGTAGGTGGTGTAACTGGCTAAGTTTGCATGTAACCAAAAAATCCATTTGTAATCAGGTCGACGGCTCAATCGGATTGAACAGGCTTCATGTAAACACCATAATCAATGAAATTTCGGGCGGATTCAAGGGGGtggtttatttcttttctttttatcgaGCATGCGAGTAAATGCATTGCACATGTGCATGATACTGAAATAGTGCGATGACATATGACTTGCAGATTgagcgttttttttcttttaaataaagtgttgtaTAAATGTCCTGTTGTTCTAAAATTCTCCTTTCACTTGGCAGCTGTGAAGTGGAGCAGGACAATGTTCCAGCAGTCCTTGCATCGGATataactaggaactatacttTCATTCcggtgtaataatcaaggaactttgccAACCATAATATGATTGCAGCAGGCGCAATAATATTATAGTTCCTAGTGACTTTTCATTTTACGTCACCCTTGGAAAGCAATGTGatgcaaatagaaaaaatattgaaactctttggtcatttttaaacgtgACGCTAATGGTCAAATCAGATTCaattatctatgctaagctaaagctaaaaGTGCTGCCGCCGGACCcgaagatcagctgaatgcaTTCAAAAACTGTAAGACTCAACTGTTGAGTGGCGTGTTCCTTTAACATTCcacaaaatggtatttattgCGTTTATTCTGTCAGATCAGCGTTTATTCAAATTCACGGCGAAGGATCAGCTGCCCTCTCTGTTTTAATTAGGATCAATTTGTAGAAACAGTTATTAGCTTCAGTTAGCAAGAGCAGATTACATAGGAAGCTATTTTTCACAGTAGCACCAAACCAGTTTCTGTACATACCAACAACATGCTGTGTGGTGATGATGACGGCGTCTACCTGTACTGGCGGTGGATCCATCGGAACATAGACTGGCACAGGTTTCTGTGTGAACCCATATTGGTCCTGAAGAATTACCTCCTCGTAGGTCATAGGAGGCGTCTGTGGGTCCCCTGCCACAGAGTAGTATGGTGGAGGAGGGTCCttctacaaaagaaaaagtgaaatttcATTAGTTCATTGTAAAAGCattatcttttttaaaacatgaaagaCGCAACACTCCTACAATGTGCTTAGTGTACCTTGTCCTAAATAATTGAAATGCCTTGGCTTTCTTGCCATAACAAGAATGTAGATATAcatgcatttctgctttttttttttttttttttactgtaacctTGATAATGGTTTGAAAAATCTTTTCAGAAAAGACATGCTTTACAAAATCAACGTCGACATGGAATAAAGTTCAAATTTTGATGTATAGTCATTGAAACAGCTAAAATGGATTTATGGACCAGAAACGGGTGTACCGACATGGACAATAATAAGGTGTAGAAACAATTCTCACGAGTGAAACTACAAGTACATTTCACAGTTAATTACAAAACGAAAAGCAacacatttaatgaataaagaATTTGAGAGATAAGGACTTTCTTGTAAAACGTATTGCATTGATCATTGTTCTTGCTGAActtgtgaaaatgtgtttgcagGAATTTGGTCATTTGATTCTTTGGTCACTAAATTGGGGGTAATTACTGAAACCTGATTAATGAGGCCATGTGTTTCTGCTGACTGCATGTTCCATCATCAAATCCTGCTGACAATCTGTACAATATTTGAAACTTCATCTAAAATGTTGTTTGCATTAATCATGCAGCTTGGAAACCTGTTTTGTTTCCTTGTCTTGTTCATTTCAAGCCCTTTGCTCCATTTTCATCCAAGAGAAGGCTGAATAGACACAACCAGggtgttttttgggttttttttatgcagtggCCTCTGT includes these proteins:
- the tmprss13a gene encoding transmembrane protease serine 13a isoform X1, translated to MADDDTKDPPPPYYSVAGDPQTPPMTYEEVILQDQYGFTQKPVPVYVPMDPPPVQVDAVIITTQHVVVPSKRQKSCGRSAKCWGGCVGALLVLALIGLAIWLGVRYGSKSYSGNYENDCKGQDCKEQEQGSDCKGNDCNEQEHGSDCKGKDCNEQGHKTEDGTSVPDACSNSSKQCDGVQNCQQAADETNCVRFAEGGVLQVRTAQDGRFLPVCYQGLDQGYADQICEQMGFRRSYASNPVDSKTSVALTVGKRSAKLIQGLVNVSSGCQDEKAVSLECTDCGKQQTASRIIGGSASQIGQWPWQVSLHYGGSHVCGGSLVAPDFVVSAAHCFQGAMKNSANWRVYVGTISQSALQIPYLVTKIIVNENYSSNNNDYDVTLLKLSSPVTFSSIVQPVCFPTFDQTFSDGSECLTSGFGTTQEGSAHASTILMDVKVNIINTQLCNSSQVYRGAITKNMICAGDMNGGRDSCQGDSGGPLVCKRDDDRWYLVGITSWGAGCGQRQRPGVYSRVTSLLPWIYSKMQQEKP
- the tmprss13a gene encoding transmembrane protease serine 13a isoform X2; this encodes MTYEEVILQDQYGFTQKPVPVYVPMDPPPVQVDAVIITTQHVVVPSKRQKSCGRSAKCWGGCVGALLVLALIGLAIWLGVRYGSKSYSGNYENDCKGQDCKEQEQGSDCKGNDCNEQEHGSDCKGKDCNEQGHKTEDGTSVPDACSNSSKQCDGVQNCQQAADETNCVRFAEGGVLQVRTAQDGRFLPVCYQGLDQGYADQICEQMGFRRSYASNPVDSKTSVALTVGKRSAKLIQGLVNVSSGCQDEKAVSLECTDCGKQQTASRIIGGSASQIGQWPWQVSLHYGGSHVCGGSLVAPDFVVSAAHCFQGAMKNSANWRVYVGTISQSALQIPYLVTKIIVNENYSSNNNDYDVTLLKLSSPVTFSSIVQPVCFPTFDQTFSDGSECLTSGFGTTQEGSAHASTILMDVKVNIINTQLCNSSQVYRGAITKNMICAGDMNGGRDSCQGDSGGPLVCKRDDDRWYLVGITSWGAGCGQRQRPGVYSRVTSLLPWIYSKMQQEKP